In the Pleuronectes platessa chromosome 8, fPlePla1.1, whole genome shotgun sequence genome, one interval contains:
- the stx3b gene encoding syntaxin 3b, producing the protein MKDRLEQLKATCDQDDEDVEIAVDNAAFMDEFFSQIEDIRNSIDKIDDNVAEVKKLFSVILSAPTSEQKTQDELEAITNDIKKMANNARNKLKTIERNLESEEQERVSADMRIRKSQHAVLSRKFVEVMTKYNEAQVDFRERSKGRIKRQLEITGKQTTDDELDEMLESGNSAVFTAGIVDSGISKQALSEIESRHKDIVRLESSIKELHDMFVDIAMLVESQGDIVDNIEQNVSKSQDHITVAKEQTKKAVRYQTKARKKMIIIAVVVAILLAVLALIIGLSVGLK; encoded by the exons ACTTGTGATCAAGATGACGAAGACGTGGAGATTGCTGTGGACAACGCAGCCTTCATGGACGAGTTCTTCTCTCAG ATCGAGGACATTAGGAACAGTATTGATAAAATCGATGACAACGTGGCTGAAGTCAAAAAGCTCTTCTCTGTCATCCTTTCTGCTCCCACTTCAGAGCAGA AAACACAGGATGAACTGGAGGCAATCACTAATGACATTAAGAAGATGGCCAACAATGCAAGAAACAAACTCAAAA CCATCGAGAGGAATCTGGAgtcggaggagcaggagagggtcTCAGCTGACATGCGGATACGTAAATCACAG CATGCAGTGCTGTCAAGGAAGTTTGTGGAGGTAATGACAAAGTATAATGAAGCCCAGGTGGACTTCAGGGAGAGGAGTAAAGGACGGATTAAGAGGCAGCTAGAGATCA CTGGAAAGCAAACCACGGATGACGAGCTGGATGAGATGCTGGAGAGTGGGAATTCTGCTGTCTTCACTGCAGGG ATTGTGGATTCTGGGATATCTAAACAAGCCCTGAGTGAGATCGAATCCAGACACAAAGACATCGTGCGTCTGGAAAGCAGCATCAAGGAACTGCACGATATGTTTGTAGACATTGCCATGTTGGTGGAGAGCCAG ggtGACATAGTAGACAACATAGAGCAGAATGTATCCAAGTCACAGGACCACATAACAGTCGCTAAGGAGCAGACCAAAAAAGCTGTAAGGTACCAGACCAAAGCTCGCAAG AAAATGATCATAATAGCGGTGGTTGTGGCGATCTTGCTGGCTGTACTAGCTCTCATTATCGGGTTGTCAGTGGGACTGAAGTAA